The following proteins are co-located in the Desulfovibrio legallii genome:
- a CDS encoding MFS transporter — MQDAPRISNNYFDGLKVSGRHKVVFFIIMIAYFCEQMDNWNFGFIAPALMHNWGLTMKDLGHVTFWYFVAMTCGGLVGGVISDVIGRRKTFLIAITLFSTASIINGLTNSFPVFVASRALTGFGVFCLMVCSQAYIAEMAPAESRGKWQNTVAAVGFCAVPVIGMLCRAVIPLHEEAWRYIFYMGGFGYLALIIAWKYLDESPRWLVARGRVAEAEAIMLDITHQNIDLSAVAAKQPPRKAPLKEVLLSMCSKKYLKRTIVIFLLVILTNPATFLVTNWTATLLKAHGFSLEDCLMATTLISIGVPLGCYVSGLFSDMGGRKIPIVCMLVFMAVLAPIFGNVSGYWLVVVIGGLLTAGVMGMGFTVFSYTAESYPTMSRNTATGFHAASGRLAVAFSQPLIPVVYAAYSFDGVFYIFTALCVAAALILGIWGARTGGKSLEDIA, encoded by the coding sequence ATGCAGGACGCACCACGCATCAGCAACAACTACTTTGATGGGCTCAAGGTCAGCGGGCGTCATAAGGTAGTGTTTTTCATCATCATGATCGCCTACTTCTGCGAGCAGATGGACAACTGGAATTTCGGCTTCATCGCCCCGGCGCTGATGCACAACTGGGGCCTGACCATGAAGGACCTGGGGCACGTTACCTTCTGGTACTTTGTGGCCATGACCTGCGGCGGTCTGGTGGGGGGCGTCATTTCGGACGTCATCGGCCGCCGCAAGACCTTTCTTATTGCCATCACGTTGTTTTCCACCGCGTCCATCATCAACGGTCTGACCAACAGTTTTCCCGTGTTTGTGGCCTCCCGCGCGCTGACGGGCTTTGGCGTGTTCTGCCTTATGGTGTGTTCGCAGGCTTATATTGCGGAGATGGCCCCGGCGGAAAGCCGCGGCAAATGGCAGAACACGGTGGCGGCCGTGGGCTTTTGCGCCGTGCCGGTCATTGGCATGCTCTGCCGGGCCGTTATCCCCCTGCACGAGGAGGCCTGGCGGTATATCTTTTATATGGGCGGGTTCGGCTACCTGGCGCTGATCATTGCCTGGAAGTACCTGGACGAATCGCCCCGCTGGCTGGTGGCGCGCGGCCGGGTGGCCGAGGCCGAGGCCATTATGCTCGACATCACCCACCAGAACATCGATCTTTCGGCGGTAGCGGCCAAGCAGCCGCCCCGCAAGGCTCCGCTCAAGGAAGTGCTGCTGAGCATGTGCAGCAAAAAGTACCTCAAGCGCACCATCGTTATTTTTTTGCTGGTCATCCTCACCAATCCGGCCACCTTCCTGGTCACCAACTGGACGGCCACCCTGCTCAAGGCCCACGGCTTCAGCCTGGAGGACTGCCTCATGGCCACCACGCTCATTTCCATCGGCGTGCCCCTTGGCTGCTATGTTTCGGGCTTGTTTTCCGATATGGGGGGGCGCAAAATCCCCATCGTCTGCATGCTGGTGTTCATGGCCGTGCTGGCCCCCATCTTCGGCAATGTCAGCGGCTACTGGCTGGTGGTGGTCATCGGCGGGCTGCTCACGGCCGGCGTTATGGGCATGGGCTTCACGGTGTTTTCGTACACGGCGGAGTCTTACCCCACCATGTCGCGCAATACGGCCACCGGCTTCCACGCCGCTTCCGGCCGCCTGGCCGTGGCCTTTTCCCAGCCCTTGATTCCTGTTGTCTACGCAGCATACAGCTTTGACGGCGTGTTTTATATATTCACCGCGCTCTGCGTCGCCGCGGCGCTCATTCTGGGCATCTGGGGCGCGCGCACGGGCGGCAAGTCGCTGGAGGACATCGCCTGA
- a CDS encoding dihydrolipoyl dehydrogenase family protein, with protein sequence MQTFDVLILGGGPGGTSAARLLAKGGKKVALAEDTHWGGTCLNCGCIPTKLLLGAVAPAALLAAQQRLRVAKGEITVDYAALQTRVGRFTKGSSQALAKELTGLGVTLAEGRGVCVGTAEGLHRARVEGKDGVTELTAAQVILACGTSSAAFPGLTPDNDCVLDSTALLRIAAVPESLIIVGAGAIGLEMGDFFRAMGSKVTIVEAAPHIAPLEDADIAKEMLRALTKGGVVCLEGARAKELRTVDGQARLTLEDGREITAAKALVAVGRTPNTRGLGAESLGCALNRRGYVTVDAHLEAAPGVYAVGDVNGLTLLAHAAEHQAGYVARRILGGEPGAYAPGAVPSCVYGSTEIMRVGPTAGELLRAGRAVSVSQAPLTMNPIAQASGHTAGFVKVVWEGERPVGMAAVGGGVSHLVSVAGLLLAGEYTPEKLHSVMIAHPTLDEILPLALNAPRAVPQ encoded by the coding sequence GTGCAGACTTTTGACGTTCTTATTCTGGGCGGCGGCCCCGGCGGCACGTCGGCGGCCCGCCTGCTGGCCAAAGGCGGCAAAAAGGTGGCCCTGGCGGAAGACACGCACTGGGGCGGCACCTGCCTCAACTGCGGCTGCATTCCCACCAAGCTCCTGCTGGGGGCCGTGGCGCCGGCCGCCCTGCTGGCTGCGCAGCAGCGCCTGCGGGTGGCCAAGGGCGAAATTACTGTGGATTATGCCGCCCTGCAGACCCGTGTGGGCCGCTTCACCAAAGGCAGCAGCCAGGCCCTGGCCAAGGAGCTGACCGGCCTGGGCGTGACCCTGGCGGAAGGCCGCGGCGTGTGCGTCGGCACGGCGGAGGGCCTGCACCGGGCGCGCGTGGAGGGCAAGGACGGCGTTACGGAACTGACGGCCGCGCAGGTGATCCTGGCCTGCGGCACGTCTTCCGCTGCCTTCCCCGGCCTGACCCCGGACAACGACTGCGTGCTGGACAGCACGGCGCTGCTGCGCATTGCGGCCGTGCCGGAGAGCCTGATCATCGTGGGCGCGGGGGCCATCGGCCTGGAGATGGGCGACTTTTTCCGCGCCATGGGCAGCAAGGTGACCATTGTGGAGGCCGCCCCCCACATCGCGCCGCTGGAAGATGCGGATATTGCCAAAGAAATGCTCCGCGCTCTGACCAAGGGCGGCGTCGTCTGCCTGGAAGGCGCGCGCGCCAAGGAGCTGCGCACCGTGGACGGCCAGGCCCGCCTGACCCTGGAGGACGGCCGGGAAATCACGGCCGCCAAGGCCCTGGTAGCTGTGGGCCGCACGCCCAATACCCGTGGCCTGGGGGCGGAAAGCCTGGGCTGCGCCCTGAACCGCCGCGGCTATGTGACCGTGGACGCACACCTGGAGGCGGCCCCCGGCGTCTACGCCGTGGGCGACGTCAACGGTCTGACCCTGCTGGCCCACGCGGCGGAGCACCAGGCGGGCTATGTGGCCCGGCGCATTCTGGGGGGGGAGCCCGGCGCATACGCGCCGGGGGCTGTGCCTTCCTGCGTTTACGGCAGCACGGAAATCATGCGCGTGGGCCCCACGGCCGGGGAGCTGCTCCGGGCGGGACGGGCTGTGAGCGTTTCGCAGGCCCCCCTGACCATGAACCCCATAGCCCAGGCCAGCGGCCACACGGCCGGTTTCGTCAAGGTGGTCTGGGAGGGCGAGCGCCCGGTGGGCATGGCGGCTGTGGGCGGCGGCGTTTCACACCTGGTGAGCGTGGCCGGGCTGCTGCTGGCCGGGGAATATACGCCCGAAAAGCTGCACAGCGTCATGATCGCGCACCCCACGCTGGACGAAATCCTGCCCCTGGCCCTGAACGCGCCCCGCGCCGTCCCCCAATAA
- the gcvH gene encoding glycine cleavage system protein GcvH has protein sequence MNFPEDRQYHAGHLWAQQRPDGVWRIGVTDFAQDQLGGVIFVDLPEVGAAFAQGESCASIESVKVTSDALMPVSGEVTAVNAALADAPELCNDDPYGEGWFVEVRRTAPDEDGALTAAAYAALVQH, from the coding sequence ATGAATTTTCCAGAGGATAGACAGTACCACGCCGGGCACCTTTGGGCGCAGCAGCGCCCGGACGGCGTCTGGCGCATCGGCGTCACCGATTTTGCCCAGGATCAGCTGGGCGGCGTCATCTTTGTGGACCTGCCGGAAGTGGGGGCTGCCTTTGCCCAGGGCGAATCCTGCGCCTCCATTGAATCGGTCAAGGTGACGAGCGACGCGCTCATGCCCGTCTCCGGCGAGGTCACGGCCGTCAATGCCGCCCTGGCCGACGCGCCGGAACTCTGCAATGACGATCCCTACGGGGAGGGCTGGTTTGTGGAGGTGCGCCGCACGGCTCCGGACGAGGACGGCGCGCTTACGGCGGCGGCCTACGCAGCCCTGGTGCAGCATTGA
- a CDS encoding flagellar biosynthesis protein FlhF has product MQVKTFTGATAQELLARIKAEMGPDAVILGSRTFRKNGAVCHEITAGLERPEAAAQPAAAGWNEWRKDWQHVKEQLFALMKPAMRLDRLTPRQRVALEYLQREGVSDAVAVDLYQRLADAPGASVLECLCRMVPVRPWGREQWPQRLHLLTGPYGAGKTSTALRLALHWRRQEPEARIAFINADCLRGNGRLVLRHWAELSGFAYMEAPDKAAMEQALAACAGASAVFVDAPGLDRKDTLAAWSERMGLDLGDAATHLVLSPFYDEMQVRALLQRYRHDGPGSLVWTKLDEAVSFGTMVNVACAAGLPVSALSFGAELQQSLAPATEPLVWRLIFKRQLPGQAA; this is encoded by the coding sequence ATGCAGGTCAAGACATTTACCGGAGCCACAGCGCAGGAACTGCTTGCCAGAATCAAGGCCGAAATGGGGCCGGACGCCGTTATTCTGGGCAGCCGCACCTTCCGCAAGAACGGGGCCGTCTGCCACGAGATCACCGCCGGGCTGGAGCGCCCGGAAGCCGCGGCCCAGCCCGCGGCCGCGGGCTGGAACGAATGGCGCAAAGACTGGCAGCACGTCAAAGAGCAGCTTTTTGCGCTTATGAAGCCCGCCATGCGTCTGGACCGCCTTACCCCCCGGCAGCGGGTGGCCCTGGAGTATCTGCAGCGCGAGGGCGTTTCCGACGCTGTGGCCGTGGATCTTTACCAGCGGCTGGCCGACGCGCCTGGCGCTTCGGTGCTGGAGTGCCTCTGCCGCATGGTGCCGGTGCGGCCCTGGGGCAGGGAGCAATGGCCCCAGCGCCTGCACCTGCTCACGGGCCCTTACGGCGCGGGCAAAACCTCCACAGCCCTGCGCCTGGCCCTGCACTGGCGGCGGCAGGAGCCGGAGGCGCGCATCGCCTTTATCAACGCGGATTGCCTGCGCGGCAACGGCCGCCTGGTGCTGCGCCACTGGGCCGAGCTTTCGGGCTTTGCCTATATGGAAGCGCCGGACAAGGCCGCCATGGAGCAGGCCCTGGCCGCCTGCGCCGGGGCGAGCGCCGTGTTTGTGGATGCGCCCGGCCTGGACCGCAAAGATACGCTGGCCGCCTGGAGCGAGCGCATGGGCCTGGACCTTGGCGACGCGGCCACCCATCTGGTGCTTTCCCCTTTTTACGACGAAATGCAGGTCCGCGCCCTGCTGCAGCGCTACCGCCACGACGGGCCGGGATCCCTGGTCTGGACCAAGTTGGACGAAGCCGTTAGCTTTGGTACTATGGTCAACGTGGCCTGCGCCGCAGGACTGCCGGTTTCGGCCCTTTCTTTCGGCGCTGAGCTGCAGCAGAGCCTTGCCCCGGCCACGGAGCCGCTGGTCTGGCGCCTGATTTTCAAACGGCAGTTGCCCGGCCAGGCGGCCTGA
- a CDS encoding MinD/ParA family protein — protein MSGTFPLVFSVTSGKGGVGKTNISVNLAICLAQLGKRVVLIDADLGLANVDVVLGLTPQKNLFHLFHEGASIQEILFPTPYGFSILPASSGMSEMLTLSTGQKLELLEAVDELEDDLDFLIVDTGAGINDNVLYFNMAAQERLVVLTPEPTSLTDAYALIKVLKTNHGVERFEVCVNMAPDAKTAREMFVRLHQACDHFLSGVSLELAGVIPRDTAVRKAVVQQLPFCVSDPQSPASRGVLEMAKTITTWEVPENLDGNIKFFWKKLLFR, from the coding sequence ATGAGCGGCACTTTCCCCCTGGTTTTTTCCGTCACCTCCGGCAAGGGGGGCGTGGGCAAAACCAATATTTCGGTCAATCTGGCCATCTGCCTTGCGCAACTGGGCAAGCGGGTGGTGCTCATCGACGCGGACCTGGGTCTGGCCAACGTGGACGTGGTGCTGGGGCTGACGCCGCAGAAAAATCTTTTCCACCTTTTTCACGAGGGCGCTTCCATCCAGGAAATCCTTTTTCCCACGCCCTACGGCTTTTCCATCCTGCCGGCCTCATCGGGCATGAGCGAAATGCTCACCCTTTCCACCGGGCAGAAGCTGGAGCTGCTGGAGGCCGTGGACGAGCTGGAGGACGACCTGGACTTCCTCATTGTGGACACGGGCGCGGGCATCAACGACAATGTGCTCTATTTCAACATGGCCGCGCAGGAGCGCTTGGTGGTGCTTACGCCGGAGCCCACCTCCCTCACGGACGCCTACGCCCTCATCAAGGTGCTCAAGACCAACCATGGGGTGGAGCGGTTTGAGGTCTGCGTCAATATGGCGCCGGACGCCAAAACGGCGCGGGAAATGTTTGTGCGCCTGCACCAGGCCTGCGACCACTTTCTGAGCGGGGTTTCTCTGGAGCTGGCGGGCGTGATCCCGCGCGACACGGCCGTGCGCAAAGCTGTGGTGCAGCAATTGCCCTTCTGCGTGAGCGATCCGCAGAGCCCAGCCTCCCGCGGCGTGCTGGAGATGGCCAAAACCATCACCACCTGGGAAGTGCCGGAAAACCTGGACGGCAACATCAAATTTTTCTGGAAAAAACTTTTATTCCGCTAG
- a CDS encoding FliA/WhiG family RNA polymerase sigma factor translates to MKTATARTQPWEALESGATAWEHFSPPEQEAVVRHYAPKIRFLALRLKAKLPRSVELGELISSGTLGLMEALGKFRPQLGIRFETYAESRIRGAMLDELRRLDWFPRSLRQRVRVLDEAMRQVENVEGRPATEEDLQRLTGLELHEVRQGLEALQNQLWVSLDAIQDTLAGDGQRSDGEPYRNTAMRELVERVAPLIDTLTPREKLVLSLYYTDELNMRETAEVLGITEGRVSQLHSQALNRLRREFVSRYGEGPEI, encoded by the coding sequence ATGAAAACCGCCACAGCGCGGACGCAACCCTGGGAGGCGCTGGAAAGCGGCGCTACCGCCTGGGAACACTTTTCGCCGCCGGAGCAGGAAGCGGTGGTGCGGCACTACGCCCCCAAAATCCGCTTTCTGGCTCTGCGCCTCAAGGCCAAGCTCCCGCGCAGTGTAGAGCTGGGCGAGCTTATCAGCTCCGGCACGCTGGGGCTCATGGAGGCGCTGGGCAAGTTCCGGCCGCAGCTCGGCATCCGCTTTGAAACCTATGCGGAAAGCCGCATCCGCGGGGCCATGCTGGACGAGCTGCGCCGGCTGGACTGGTTTCCCCGTTCGCTGCGGCAGCGGGTGCGCGTCCTGGACGAAGCCATGCGGCAGGTGGAAAACGTGGAGGGACGCCCCGCCACGGAGGAAGACCTGCAACGCCTCACCGGCCTGGAGCTGCACGAGGTGCGGCAAGGGCTGGAGGCGCTGCAGAATCAGCTCTGGGTTTCGCTGGACGCCATCCAGGATACCCTTGCGGGCGACGGACAGCGGAGCGACGGCGAACCCTACCGCAATACGGCCATGCGGGAACTGGTGGAGCGCGTTGCGCCGCTTATCGACACCTTGACGCCAAGAGAAAAGTTGGTACTCTCGCTTTACTATACGGACGAGTTGAATATGCGCGAAACCGCCGAAGTGCTGGGCATCACCGAAGGGCGCGTTTCCCAGCTCCATTCGCAGGCTTTGAACCGTCTGCGGAGGGAATTCGTCAGCCGCTACGGGGAAGGGCCGGAAATCTAA
- a CDS encoding chemotaxis response regulator CheY codes for MPYDPNMRVLVVDDFSTMRRIVRNILRQIGFQNVVEADDGTSAWDVLNRERIDFIVSDWNMPQMTGIELLRKVRASEQFAHIPFLMVTAEAQQENIIEAVQAKVSNYIVKPFTADTMKQKIDKIFA; via the coding sequence ATGCCTTACGATCCCAATATGCGCGTTCTTGTGGTTGACGACTTTTCCACCATGCGCCGCATCGTTCGCAACATTCTGCGCCAGATCGGCTTTCAGAACGTGGTGGAGGCCGACGACGGCACCTCCGCGTGGGATGTGCTCAACAGGGAAAGGATCGACTTCATCGTTTCCGACTGGAATATGCCCCAGATGACCGGCATAGAGCTGCTGCGCAAGGTCCGCGCCAGCGAGCAGTTCGCGCATATCCCCTTTCTCATGGTCACGGCGGAGGCGCAGCAGGAGAACATCATCGAGGCCGTGCAGGCCAAGGTCTCCAATTACATCGTCAAGCCGTTCACTGCCGACACCATGAAGCAGAAGATCGACAAAATTTTTGCCTGA
- a CDS encoding flagellar basal body-associated FliL family protein has protein sequence MAEKTALKTDPDTDALRMDLGPDPARRKVELDLDDAPFLKSEAATPAVAEGAPTPAVPEEGKPVAKKRLWRLVAAVGLLVFVGAGSAVWWFLLRTPPPPPPPAVKPEVVVVPQAPAAQPPQEQVKELAPFVVPRAVGGDAAFLICKFSVVYKNPVLGAEMDRKMVSLRDALYFYLGSKTDVFLLDAGNAAVIKHDLTEVLNDYLTQGQVTDILLESYLNS, from the coding sequence GTGGCTGAAAAAACTGCCCTGAAAACCGATCCGGATACGGACGCCCTGCGCATGGACCTGGGGCCGGACCCGGCCCGCCGCAAGGTGGAGCTGGACCTGGACGACGCGCCCTTCCTTAAGTCGGAAGCCGCCACACCGGCCGTGGCCGAGGGCGCGCCCACGCCCGCCGTGCCGGAAGAGGGCAAACCCGTCGCCAAAAAGCGGCTCTGGCGTCTTGTTGCCGCCGTGGGGCTGCTGGTTTTTGTGGGCGCGGGCAGTGCCGTCTGGTGGTTTTTGCTGCGCACCCCGCCCCCGCCGCCCCCGCCCGCCGTCAAGCCCGAAGTGGTGGTGGTGCCCCAGGCCCCTGCCGCCCAGCCGCCGCAGGAGCAGGTCAAGGAGCTGGCGCCCTTTGTGGTGCCGCGCGCCGTGGGCGGCGACGCCGCCTTCCTTATCTGCAAGTTCTCCGTGGTTTACAAAAATCCCGTCCTGGGCGCGGAAATGGACCGGAAAATGGTTTCCCTGCGCGACGCCCTGTACTTCTACCTGGGCAGTAAAACCGACGTCTTTCTGCTGGACGCGGGCAATGCCGCCGTCATCAAGCACGACCTGACCGAAGTGCTCAACGATTACCTGACCCAGGGGCAGGTTACGGATATTTTGCTGGAAAGCTACCTGAATTCATAA